In a genomic window of Amphiprion ocellaris isolate individual 3 ecotype Okinawa chromosome 11, ASM2253959v1, whole genome shotgun sequence:
- the tuba8l3 gene encoding tubulin, alpha 8 like 3, with product MRECISMHVGQAGAQMGNACWELYCLEHGIQPDGQMPSDKTIGGGDDSFNTFFSETGAGKHVPRAIFVDLEPTVIDEVRTGTYRQLFHPEQLITGKEDAANNYARGHYTIGKEIIDLVLDRTRKLADQCTGLQGFLIFHSFGGGTGSGFTSLLMERLSVDYGKKSKLEFAVYPAPQVSTAVVEPYNSILTTHTTLEHSDCAFMVDNEAIYDICRRNLDIERPTYTNLNRLIGQIVSSITASLRFDGALNVDLTEFQTNLVPYPRIHFPLATYAPVISAEKAYHEQLSVADITNACFEPANQMVKCDPRHGKYMACCLLYRGDVVPKDVNSAIAAIKTKRTIQFVDWCPTGFKVGINYQPPTVVPGGDLAKVQRAVCMLSNTTAIAEAWARLDHKFDLMYAKRAFVHWYVGEGMEEGEFSEAREDMAALEKDYEEVGTDSMGEEDEEGEEY from the exons ATG cGTGAGTGTATTTCTATGCACGTCGGCCAAGCCGGAGCCCAGATGGGTAATGCATGCTGGGAGCTGTACTGCCTGGAACATGGGATCCAGCCAGATGGACAGATGCCCTCTGACAAGACTATTGGGGGAGGAGATGACTCCTTCAACACCTTCTTCAGTGAGACAGGAGCAGGAAAGCATGTTCCCAGAGCCATCTTTGTCGACCTGGAACCTACTGTCATTG ATGAGGTGCGTACAGGAACCTACCGTCAGCTGTTCCACCCTGAGCAGCTGATTACAGGAAAGGAGGATGCTGCCAACAATTACGCTCGTGGACACTACACCATCGGCAAGGAGATCATAGATCTTGTTTTGGACAGGACACGTAAACTG gctgACCAGTGTACTGGCCTACAGGGATTCCTCATCTTCCACTCCTTCGGTGGAGGCACCGGCTCTGGTTTCACCTCCCTGCTGATGGAGAGACTCTCTGTTGATTATGGGAAAAAATCAAAACTTGAATTTGCTGTCTATCCAGCCCCCCAGGTTTCCACAGCAGTAGTGGAGCCCTACAACTCCATCCTGACCACCCACACCACCTTGGAGCACTCTGACTGTGCCTTCATGGTGGACAACGAGGCCATCTATGATATCTGCCGCAGAAACCTCGACATTGAGAGACCAACATACACCAACCTGAACAGGCTCATTGGCCAGATTGTGTCTTCCATCACAGCCTCACTTCGCTTTGATGGAGCCCTGAATGTTGACCTGACAGAGTTCCAGACCAACTTGGTGCCCTACCCTCGTATCCACTTCCCTCTGGCCACCTATGCCCCGGTCATCTCTGCTGAGAAAGCCTACCATGAGCAGCTGTCAGTTGCTGACATCACCAATGCTTGCTTCGAGCCAGCCAATCAGATGGTGAAGTGTGATCCCCGTCACGGTAAATACATGGCCTGCTGTCTCCTGTATCGTGGTGATGTGGTGCCCAAAGATGTCAACTCTGCCATCGCAGCCATCAAGACCAAACGCACCATCCAGTTTGTGGACTGGTGTCCCACAGGCTTCAAGGTGGGCATCAACTACCAGCCTCCAACAGTGGTTCCTGGTGGAGACCTGGCCAAGGTGCAGAGGGCTGTGTGCATGCTGAGCAACACCACAGCCATCGCTGAGGCCTGGGCCCGTCTGGACCACAAGTTTGACCTCATGTACGCCAAGAGAGCCTTTGTCCACTGGTATGTTGGGGAGGGAATGGAGGAGGGAGAGTTTTCAGAGGCCAGAGAAGATATGGCTGCCCTGGAGAAGGATTATGAAGAGGTTGGCACTGACAGCAtgggagaggaggatgaagaaggagaggagtATTGA
- the ptprna gene encoding protein tyrosine phosphatase receptor type Na isoform X2 gives MQHLKPWRALLLLTALCHPGISDKYGCLFERQLCTRDQFCSDDGLFGQCRTSKQDQVQYQVSVPVLKRMQEVLKQLMLQGLSWQDDITQYILSKELKRVPHTTVPSKPNSSSFSSHLSQSKQHIPHHQSSKSRSASPGGKYVDYMIVEPPQSPLRMQTASMDPYTYHQHRYQDDVERSLLGAGGSYARPSSRSQANQRERERDRQLLQEALSLYLASAQPSYRHRGAASMTPAGLPYYEDLELEIPVDYVEDYTLEERLGTTGRQQTLQNKKVPQALSALSGTNDGLLQRMSGVLQKYRVDPRELSQEQLYKLALILQLLQAQDKADPIEKDLITLKEMQLLKTDSVSNKPEKPAPAPAPSPPNAPLAPSSASVLATPPAKSANLHLSASQPPQAAPAEAGHGLKEQGLPLVEGTGAKEEYGYIVTNQSPLSLYDGVKLLELLADKIHLATSSFINISVVGPALTFRIRQNEHNMTAAEVAAKAVTEKNFLESETGLKIVQTGVGERTDARRLPQVTRVSQGSSGTVITLVSMAVVGGVLVLAMAVACLRHYAQQVANGKLGLGPEGGAETHFDYQDCVGGVSGGVAGSAVGTGAGGRRGTDTSRVSSVSSQFSDGPQHSPSSTHSSTPSWSEEPAQSNMDISTGHMILTYMEDHLRNKDRLQKEWEALCSYQAEPSSVAVAQVPNNMDKNRHAESLPYDHSRVKLKTEVNPSKQDYINASIIFDHDPRQPAYIATQGPLPHTVADFWQMVWENGCTVIVMMTALVEDGEKQCERYWPDEGSSLYHIYEVNLVSEHIWCKDFLVRSFYLKNVQTQETRTLTQFHLLSWPADGIPTSTRPLLDFRRKVNKCYRGRSCPIIVHCSDGTGRTGTYILIDMVLNRMAKGVKEIDIAATLEHIRDQRPGLVRTKDQFEFALTAVAEEVNAILKALPQ, from the exons ATGGATTGTTTGGTCAGTGTCGAACCTCTAAGCAGGACCAAGTTCAGTACCAGGTGTCGGTTCCTGTACTGAAGAGGATGCAGGAAGTCCTCAAACAGCTCATGCTACAAG ggCTGTCATGGCAGGATGACATCACCCAGTACATTTTGTCAAAGGAGCTGAAGCGAGTTCCCCACACCACCGTTCCCTCGAAGCCAAACTCTTCATCCTTCTCTTCGCACTTGTCTCA GTCAAAACAGCACATCCCTCATCACCAAAGTTCTAAGTCACGGTCCGCATCTCCTGGTGGCAAATACGTGGACTACATGATAGTTGAGCCTCCTCAGTCCCCGCTACGCATGCAAACAGCATCTATGGACCCATACACATATCACCAG cacaggtaccaAGATGATGTAGAGAGATCTCTTCTGGGTGCAGGAGGCAGTTATGCCCGCCCCTCTTCAAGGTCCCAGGCCAATCAGAGAGAGCGAGAGCGTGacaggcagctgctgcaggaggctCTGTCTCTCTATCTGGCGTCTGCACAGCCGTCTTATCGCCACCGAGGGGCTGCTTCCATGACTCCTGCAG GTTTGCCCTATTATGAGGACTTAGAGTTGGAGATACCAGTGGACTATGTGGAAGACTACACCCTGGAGGAGAGACTTGGTACCACAGGCAGACAACAAACCCTGCAGAATAAGAAAGTTCCCCAGGCTTTAAGTGCGCTGTCTGGAACCAACG ATGGTTTGCTCCAGAGGATGTCAGGAGTCTTGCAGAAGTACAGAGTTGACCCCAGAGAGCTCAGTCAGGAGCAGCTCTACAAACTGGCCCTCatactgcagctgctgcaggcccAAGACAAAGCAG ATCCAATTGAGAAAGACCTCATCACCCTCAAGGAG ATGCAGCTGTTAAAAACAGACAGCGTGTCCAACAAGCCGGAGAAGCCTGCTCCTGCTCCTGCTCCCAGCCCCCCCAATGCCCCTCTTGCCCCCTCCTCTGCCTCAGTCCTGGCCACACCTCCAGCCAAGAGTGCCAACCTCCACCTGTCTGCTTCCCAGCCTCCACAGGCCGCTCCTGCTGAAGCTGGACATGGCCTGAAGGAGCAGGGTCTGCCACTAGTCGAGGGTACAGGAGCCAAAGAGGAGTATGGGTACATTGTCACCAACCAGAG TCCTTTGAGTCTGTACGATGGAGTGAAACTGTTGGAGCTGTTGGCTGATAAAATACACTTGGCAACTAGCAGCTTCATCAACATCAG CGTTGTTGGTCCTGCGTTGACTTTCCGTATCCGGCAGAATGAGCACAACATGACGGCTGCAGAGGTAGCTGCTAAAGCTG TAACTGAAAAGAACTTCCTGGAGTCGGAGACAGGCCTGAAGATCGTACAGACTGGTGTGGGAGAG AGGACAGATGCACGGCGTCTCCCTCAGGTAACCAGGGTTTCCCAGGGCTCCAGTGGGACAGTGATCACCCTTGTTTCCATGGCAGTTGTTGGAGGCGTGCTGGTATTGGCCATGGCCGTTGCTTGTCTAAGGCATTATGCTCAGCAAGTGGCCAATGGCAAGCTTGGCCTGGGGCCAGAGGGAGGAGCAGAAACACACTTTGACTACCAG GACTGTGTGGGAGGGGTGAGCGGTGGCGTGGCGGGGTCCGCTGTAGGCACAGGTGCTGGTGGACGGAGGGGTACGGACACGTCCCGCGTCAGCAGCGTTTCCTCCCAGTTCAGCGACGGTCCACAGCACAGCCCGTCCTCCACCCACAGCTCCACCCCGTCCTGGAGTGAGGAACCAGCCCAGTCGAACATGGACATCTCTACTGGTCACATGATACTG ACATATATGGAGGATCACCTGCGCAATAAGGATCGCCTTCAGAAGGAGTGGGAGGCTCTGTGCTCATACCAGGCTGAACCCAGCTCAGTAGCTGTGGCTCAAGTCCCAAACAACATGGACAAGAACAGACACGCTGAGTCCCTCCCCT ATGATCACTCTCGAGTGAAGCTGAAGACTGAAGTGAACCCCAGTAAACAAGATTACATCAATGCAAGCATCATT TTCGATCATGACCCTCGCCAACCAGCTTATATCGCTACACAGGGACCTCTGCCACACACTGTTGCTGATTTCTGGCAG ATGGTGTGGGAGAATGGCTGCACAGTGATAGTGATGATGACAGCTCTGGTGGAGGACGGAGAGAAGCAGTGCGAACGATATTGGCCTGATGAGGGTTCATCGCTCTACCATATTTATGAG GTGAACCTGGTGTCGGAGCACATCTGGTGTAAGGACTTTCTGGTGCGCAGCTTCTACTTGAAAAATGTTCAGACGCAGGAGACGAGAACCTTGACGCAGTTCCACCTGCTGAGCTGGCCGGCTGACGGCATCCCCACCTCCACACGACCGCTGCTTGACTTCCGCAG GAAGGTGAATAAATGTTACAGAGGCCGATCCTGTCCAATTATTGTGCACTGCAG CGATGGCACTGGCAGGACCGGCACGTACATCCTCATCGACATGGTGCTGAACCGCATGGCTAAGG GCGTGAAGGAGATTGACATTGCCGCCACACTGGAGCACATTAGAGACCAGAGACCAGGCCTGGTCCGCACCAAG GACCAGTTTGAGTTTGCTCTCACCGCGGTAGCCGAGGAGGTGAATGCCATCTTGAAAGCGTTGCCACAGTGA
- the dnajb2 gene encoding dnaJ homolog subfamily B member 2 isoform X2, whose amino-acid sequence MVDYYNVLGVPKTASQDDIKKAYRKLALKWHPDKNPDNKEEAERKFKELAEAYEVLSDKSKRDEYDRYGSDRMRHTGSSSSDFSSDFPGFTFTFRSPDEVFREFFGGQDPFASFFDDFSSFGSSSSHHHGPSRFFSFPSTGVDFTSFSSSFGGLDGMDSMGGGMSNFKSVSTSTRIVNGKRTTTKKIKENGQERVEIEEDGVLKRVVINGVEDEMALALELSRREGQPRQSPHKPGIQNRSPAESDRSRPSPHSAATHRSFSSAPFYHYSVSGGSEEDEDDEDLQMALACSLSEMEAQQRAAATDFISDSDFEAFTS is encoded by the exons ATGGTGGACTACTACAATGTCCTGGGAGTGCCCAAAACAGCCTCTCAGGATGACATCAAGAAGGC atACAGAAAACTGGCTTTGAAATGGCATCCTGACAAAAATCCAGACAACAAGGAGGAGGCAGAGCGAAAGTTCAAAGAACTTGCTGAGGCCTATGAAGTCTTGTCAGACA AGAGCAAACGTGATGAATATGACAGATATGGGAGTGACCGAATGCGACACACAG GTTCGTCCAGCTCAGACTTTTCATCAGATTTCCCAGGATTCACCTTCACATTCCGCAGTCCAGATGAGGTGTTCAGAGAGTTTTTTGGTGGGCAGGATCCCTTTGCTAGCTTCTTTG ATGATTTCTCATCTTTTGGAAGCTCATCATCTCATCACCATGGCCCTAGTCGATTCTTCTCTTTTCCTTCAACAGGAG TTGACTTtacttctttctcctcttccttcggTGGTCTGGATGGGATGGACAGCATGGGTGGAGGGATGAGCAATTTCAAATCAGTTTCTACTTCCACTCGCATCGTAAATGGCAAACGCACCACCACCAAAAA GATAAAAGAGAACGGGCAGGAAAGAGTAGAGATTGAAGAGGATGGGGTGTTAAAGCGTGTTGTAATTAATG GTGTCGAAGATGAAATGGCCCTTGCTCTGGAGCTGAGCCGGCGAGAGGGACAGCCCCGTCAGTCTCCTCACAAGCCAGGCATCCAGAACAGATCACCTGCTGAGTCTGACAGATCCCGGCCAAGCCCTCACTCTGCAGCCACACACCGGTCGTTCAGCTCTGCTCCTTTCTACCACTACAGCGTTTCAGGAGGCAGCGAGGAAGATGAGGACGATGAAGACCTGCAGATGGCTTTGGCATGCAGCCTGTCAGAAATGGAAGCCCAGCAGAGAGCTGCAGCTACTGACTTCATATCAG ACTCAGACTTCGAGGCCTTCACAAGCTAA
- the dnajb2 gene encoding dnaJ homolog subfamily B member 2 isoform X1, whose translation MVDYYNVLGVPKTASQDDIKKAYRKLALKWHPDKNPDNKEEAERKFKELAEAYEVLSDKSKRDEYDRYGSDRMRHTGSSSSDFSSDFPGFTFTFRSPDEVFREFFGGQDPFASFFDDFSSFGSSSSHHHGPSRFFSFPSTGVDFTSFSSSFGGLDGMDSMGGGMSNFKSVSTSTRIVNGKRTTTKKIKENGQERVEIEEDGVLKRVVINGVEDEMALALELSRREGQPRQSPHKPGIQNRSPAESDRSRPSPHSAATHRSFSSAPFYHYSVSGGSEEDEDDEDLQMALACSLSEMEAQQRAAATDFISGAGGVGKATSSKTRVCKGGRVVTEAFLTVNSSEKVFTGQNDAQGQFKMGSGPGDKWEQEGQGTREPDFSPESSTTASTTPLSQCSDDRFKPAIKNTDGCTKKKKKCGCVVC comes from the exons ATGGTGGACTACTACAATGTCCTGGGAGTGCCCAAAACAGCCTCTCAGGATGACATCAAGAAGGC atACAGAAAACTGGCTTTGAAATGGCATCCTGACAAAAATCCAGACAACAAGGAGGAGGCAGAGCGAAAGTTCAAAGAACTTGCTGAGGCCTATGAAGTCTTGTCAGACA AGAGCAAACGTGATGAATATGACAGATATGGGAGTGACCGAATGCGACACACAG GTTCGTCCAGCTCAGACTTTTCATCAGATTTCCCAGGATTCACCTTCACATTCCGCAGTCCAGATGAGGTGTTCAGAGAGTTTTTTGGTGGGCAGGATCCCTTTGCTAGCTTCTTTG ATGATTTCTCATCTTTTGGAAGCTCATCATCTCATCACCATGGCCCTAGTCGATTCTTCTCTTTTCCTTCAACAGGAG TTGACTTtacttctttctcctcttccttcggTGGTCTGGATGGGATGGACAGCATGGGTGGAGGGATGAGCAATTTCAAATCAGTTTCTACTTCCACTCGCATCGTAAATGGCAAACGCACCACCACCAAAAA GATAAAAGAGAACGGGCAGGAAAGAGTAGAGATTGAAGAGGATGGGGTGTTAAAGCGTGTTGTAATTAATG GTGTCGAAGATGAAATGGCCCTTGCTCTGGAGCTGAGCCGGCGAGAGGGACAGCCCCGTCAGTCTCCTCACAAGCCAGGCATCCAGAACAGATCACCTGCTGAGTCTGACAGATCCCGGCCAAGCCCTCACTCTGCAGCCACACACCGGTCGTTCAGCTCTGCTCCTTTCTACCACTACAGCGTTTCAGGAGGCAGCGAGGAAGATGAGGACGATGAAGACCTGCAGATGGCTTTGGCATGCAGCCTGTCAGAAATGGAAGCCCAGCAGAGAGCTGCAGCTACTGACTTCATATCAGGTGCTGGGGGTGTGGGCAAAGCCACAAGTAGCAAAACTAGGGTCTGTAAAGGAGGCAGGGTTGTAACCGAAGCATTTTTGACTGTGAATAGTAGTGAAAAGGTTTTTACAGGGCAGAACGATGCACAGGGTCAGTTTAAAATGGGCTCCGGGCCTGGAGATAAATGGGAACAGGAGGGACAGGGCACCAGAGAGCCAGACTTCTCTCCTGAGTCATCCACAACTGCCAGCACTACACCACTAAGCCAGTGCAGTGACGACAGGTTTAAACCTGCGATAAAAAATACTGATGGctgtacaaaaaagaaaaagaagtgtgGGTGTGTTGTGTGCTAA
- the ptprna gene encoding protein tyrosine phosphatase receptor type Na isoform X1: protein MQHLKPWRALLLLTALCHPGISDKYGCLFERQLCTRDQFCSDDGLFGQCRTSKQDQVQYQVSVPVLKRMQEVLKQLMLQGLSWQDDITQYILSKELKRVPHTTVPSKPNSSSFSSHLSQSKQHIPHHQSSKSRSASPGGKYVDYMIVEPPQSPLRMQTASMDPYTYHQHRYQDDVERSLLGAGGSYARPSSRSQANQRERERDRQLLQEALSLYLASAQPSYRHRGAASMTPAGLPYYEDLELEIPVDYVEDYTLEERLGTTGRQQTLQNKKVPQALSALSGTNDGLLQRMSGVLQKYRVDPRELSQEQLYKLALILQLLQAQDKADPIEKDLITLKEMQLLKTDSVSNKPEKPAPAPAPSPPNAPLAPSSASVLATPPAKSANLHLSASQPPQAAPAEAGHGLKEQGLPLVEGTGAKEEYGYIVTNQSPLSLYDGVKLLELLADKIHLATSSFINISVVGPALTFRIRQNEHNMTAAEVAAKAVTEKNFLESETGLKIVQTGVGERTDARRLPQVTRVSQGSSGTVITLVSMAVVGGVLVLAMAVACLRHYAQQVANGKLGLGPEGGAETHFDYQELCRQHMASKSSLCRQDCVGGVSGGVAGSAVGTGAGGRRGTDTSRVSSVSSQFSDGPQHSPSSTHSSTPSWSEEPAQSNMDISTGHMILTYMEDHLRNKDRLQKEWEALCSYQAEPSSVAVAQVPNNMDKNRHAESLPYDHSRVKLKTEVNPSKQDYINASIIFDHDPRQPAYIATQGPLPHTVADFWQMVWENGCTVIVMMTALVEDGEKQCERYWPDEGSSLYHIYEVNLVSEHIWCKDFLVRSFYLKNVQTQETRTLTQFHLLSWPADGIPTSTRPLLDFRRKVNKCYRGRSCPIIVHCSDGTGRTGTYILIDMVLNRMAKGVKEIDIAATLEHIRDQRPGLVRTKDQFEFALTAVAEEVNAILKALPQ from the exons ATGGATTGTTTGGTCAGTGTCGAACCTCTAAGCAGGACCAAGTTCAGTACCAGGTGTCGGTTCCTGTACTGAAGAGGATGCAGGAAGTCCTCAAACAGCTCATGCTACAAG ggCTGTCATGGCAGGATGACATCACCCAGTACATTTTGTCAAAGGAGCTGAAGCGAGTTCCCCACACCACCGTTCCCTCGAAGCCAAACTCTTCATCCTTCTCTTCGCACTTGTCTCA GTCAAAACAGCACATCCCTCATCACCAAAGTTCTAAGTCACGGTCCGCATCTCCTGGTGGCAAATACGTGGACTACATGATAGTTGAGCCTCCTCAGTCCCCGCTACGCATGCAAACAGCATCTATGGACCCATACACATATCACCAG cacaggtaccaAGATGATGTAGAGAGATCTCTTCTGGGTGCAGGAGGCAGTTATGCCCGCCCCTCTTCAAGGTCCCAGGCCAATCAGAGAGAGCGAGAGCGTGacaggcagctgctgcaggaggctCTGTCTCTCTATCTGGCGTCTGCACAGCCGTCTTATCGCCACCGAGGGGCTGCTTCCATGACTCCTGCAG GTTTGCCCTATTATGAGGACTTAGAGTTGGAGATACCAGTGGACTATGTGGAAGACTACACCCTGGAGGAGAGACTTGGTACCACAGGCAGACAACAAACCCTGCAGAATAAGAAAGTTCCCCAGGCTTTAAGTGCGCTGTCTGGAACCAACG ATGGTTTGCTCCAGAGGATGTCAGGAGTCTTGCAGAAGTACAGAGTTGACCCCAGAGAGCTCAGTCAGGAGCAGCTCTACAAACTGGCCCTCatactgcagctgctgcaggcccAAGACAAAGCAG ATCCAATTGAGAAAGACCTCATCACCCTCAAGGAG ATGCAGCTGTTAAAAACAGACAGCGTGTCCAACAAGCCGGAGAAGCCTGCTCCTGCTCCTGCTCCCAGCCCCCCCAATGCCCCTCTTGCCCCCTCCTCTGCCTCAGTCCTGGCCACACCTCCAGCCAAGAGTGCCAACCTCCACCTGTCTGCTTCCCAGCCTCCACAGGCCGCTCCTGCTGAAGCTGGACATGGCCTGAAGGAGCAGGGTCTGCCACTAGTCGAGGGTACAGGAGCCAAAGAGGAGTATGGGTACATTGTCACCAACCAGAG TCCTTTGAGTCTGTACGATGGAGTGAAACTGTTGGAGCTGTTGGCTGATAAAATACACTTGGCAACTAGCAGCTTCATCAACATCAG CGTTGTTGGTCCTGCGTTGACTTTCCGTATCCGGCAGAATGAGCACAACATGACGGCTGCAGAGGTAGCTGCTAAAGCTG TAACTGAAAAGAACTTCCTGGAGTCGGAGACAGGCCTGAAGATCGTACAGACTGGTGTGGGAGAG AGGACAGATGCACGGCGTCTCCCTCAGGTAACCAGGGTTTCCCAGGGCTCCAGTGGGACAGTGATCACCCTTGTTTCCATGGCAGTTGTTGGAGGCGTGCTGGTATTGGCCATGGCCGTTGCTTGTCTAAGGCATTATGCTCAGCAAGTGGCCAATGGCAAGCTTGGCCTGGGGCCAGAGGGAGGAGCAGAAACACACTTTGACTACCAG GAGCTATGTCGGCAGCACATGGCATCTAAATCTTCCCTGTGCCGCCAGGACTGTGTGGGAGGGGTGAGCGGTGGCGTGGCGGGGTCCGCTGTAGGCACAGGTGCTGGTGGACGGAGGGGTACGGACACGTCCCGCGTCAGCAGCGTTTCCTCCCAGTTCAGCGACGGTCCACAGCACAGCCCGTCCTCCACCCACAGCTCCACCCCGTCCTGGAGTGAGGAACCAGCCCAGTCGAACATGGACATCTCTACTGGTCACATGATACTG ACATATATGGAGGATCACCTGCGCAATAAGGATCGCCTTCAGAAGGAGTGGGAGGCTCTGTGCTCATACCAGGCTGAACCCAGCTCAGTAGCTGTGGCTCAAGTCCCAAACAACATGGACAAGAACAGACACGCTGAGTCCCTCCCCT ATGATCACTCTCGAGTGAAGCTGAAGACTGAAGTGAACCCCAGTAAACAAGATTACATCAATGCAAGCATCATT TTCGATCATGACCCTCGCCAACCAGCTTATATCGCTACACAGGGACCTCTGCCACACACTGTTGCTGATTTCTGGCAG ATGGTGTGGGAGAATGGCTGCACAGTGATAGTGATGATGACAGCTCTGGTGGAGGACGGAGAGAAGCAGTGCGAACGATATTGGCCTGATGAGGGTTCATCGCTCTACCATATTTATGAG GTGAACCTGGTGTCGGAGCACATCTGGTGTAAGGACTTTCTGGTGCGCAGCTTCTACTTGAAAAATGTTCAGACGCAGGAGACGAGAACCTTGACGCAGTTCCACCTGCTGAGCTGGCCGGCTGACGGCATCCCCACCTCCACACGACCGCTGCTTGACTTCCGCAG GAAGGTGAATAAATGTTACAGAGGCCGATCCTGTCCAATTATTGTGCACTGCAG CGATGGCACTGGCAGGACCGGCACGTACATCCTCATCGACATGGTGCTGAACCGCATGGCTAAGG GCGTGAAGGAGATTGACATTGCCGCCACACTGGAGCACATTAGAGACCAGAGACCAGGCCTGGTCCGCACCAAG GACCAGTTTGAGTTTGCTCTCACCGCGGTAGCCGAGGAGGTGAATGCCATCTTGAAAGCGTTGCCACAGTGA